One window of the Nocardia huaxiensis genome contains the following:
- a CDS encoding FAD-binding oxidoreductase: MNGGSVIEQRRLSGWGRTGATVARVLATRDVEAVANAVREAGARGVIARGLGRSYGDPAQNGGGLVVDMTLFDRIHTIDPDSGVVDVDAGVSLDELMKAGLPHGLWVPVLPGTRQVTVGGAIASDIHGKNHHSQGSFGNHVVSMDLLTAAGEVRTLTPEGVGAELFWATVGGMGLTGIIVRARVRMKHTETAYFLVDNDRTNNLDETMELLTGGSDDGYDYSMSVPDTISTGAKLGRAAFSRGSLAKRDELPVKLRANPLKFDAPQLFTVPDVFPNGMVNRYTTRLAGEAAYRFYPKHARGRIQNLTQFYHPLDLLGEWNRGYGRRGFLQYQFSMPYGAEQQLADAVRAIAHSGHRSFLNVFKRMGPGNAAPLSWPHPGFMLSLDFPLAPGLGEFCAELDERVLAAGGRLYFAKDSRTTPEMIRAMYPRLEEWRRVRDAVDPERVFVSDLARRLRLVDDEYAGTRR, from the coding sequence ATGAATGGGGGATCGGTGATCGAGCAGCGTCGCTTGAGCGGATGGGGGCGGACCGGGGCCACCGTCGCGCGGGTGCTGGCCACGCGGGATGTGGAAGCCGTGGCCAACGCGGTGCGGGAGGCCGGGGCGCGTGGCGTCATCGCGCGGGGGTTGGGGCGTAGCTACGGGGATCCGGCGCAGAACGGGGGCGGACTGGTCGTCGATATGACGCTGTTCGACCGGATTCATACGATCGATCCCGACAGCGGTGTGGTGGATGTCGACGCGGGTGTGAGCCTGGATGAGCTGATGAAGGCCGGGCTGCCGCACGGCTTGTGGGTGCCGGTGCTGCCGGGGACGCGGCAGGTGACGGTCGGCGGGGCCATCGCGTCGGATATTCATGGGAAGAACCATCATTCGCAGGGGAGTTTCGGCAACCACGTGGTGTCGATGGATCTGCTCACCGCCGCTGGGGAGGTGCGGACGCTCACGCCGGAAGGTGTTGGGGCGGAGCTGTTCTGGGCCACCGTCGGCGGGATGGGGTTGACCGGCATCATTGTTCGGGCCCGGGTGCGGATGAAGCACACGGAGACCGCGTATTTCCTCGTCGACAATGATCGGACGAACAATCTCGACGAGACCATGGAGCTGCTGACGGGCGGGTCCGATGACGGGTACGACTATTCGATGTCGGTGCCGGACACCATCAGTACCGGGGCGAAGCTGGGGCGGGCGGCGTTCAGCCGCGGGTCGTTGGCCAAGCGGGACGAGCTGCCGGTGAAGCTGCGCGCCAATCCGCTGAAATTCGATGCGCCGCAGCTGTTCACGGTGCCGGATGTGTTTCCGAACGGGATGGTGAACCGGTATACGACGCGGCTGGCGGGGGAGGCGGCGTATCGGTTCTATCCCAAACACGCGCGGGGACGGATCCAGAATCTGACGCAGTTCTATCATCCGCTGGATCTGCTGGGGGAGTGGAATCGCGGGTACGGGCGGCGCGGGTTCCTGCAGTATCAGTTCTCGATGCCGTACGGGGCCGAGCAGCAGCTGGCCGACGCGGTGCGGGCCATCGCGCACTCGGGGCATCGGTCGTTCTTGAATGTGTTCAAGCGGATGGGGCCGGGCAATGCCGCCCCGCTGTCGTGGCCGCATCCGGGATTCATGCTGTCGCTGGACTTTCCGCTCGCGCCGGGGCTGGGCGAGTTCTGCGCCGAGCTGGACGAGCGGGTGCTGGCGGCCGGTGGGCGGTTGTACTTCGCGAAGGATTCGCGCACGACACCGGAGATGATCCGGGCCATGTATCCGCGACTGGAGGAGTGGCGGCGAGTGCGTGACGCGGTCGATCCGGAGCGCGTCTTCGTCTCCGATCTCGCGCGGCGGTTGCGGCTCGTCGACGACGAATACGCGGGCACCCGCCGCTGA
- a CDS encoding LysR family transcriptional regulator → MGTVSAVRMETFLAVAKHSSIRRAAAQLHITEAAASAAVAHIEKQLGAKLIAKSGRGIALTEAGRVYADYCRSILGLMKEAHAAVREAETGKLRIGVVATAGEYVLLRLLASFRNRYPDIELGLSIQPRDVLFVELAHHETDLVVAGRPPRDTTLVTRARRPSQLVVVGAPGCWPDPSEATWLLRGKGSGTRETTLALFDRLQIRPPTLTLGTHGAALAAAREGLGITLIHSDAIETDVTDGHLDVIPIDGTPLSRPWHAVTTRTPTPAARLFLAHITDPSRVGDRAFS, encoded by the coding sequence ATGGGTACGGTGAGTGCGGTCCGAATGGAAACCTTTCTCGCCGTTGCCAAGCACAGCAGTATCCGGCGCGCCGCCGCGCAGTTGCACATCACCGAAGCGGCGGCCTCGGCGGCGGTGGCGCACATCGAGAAGCAACTGGGCGCCAAGCTGATCGCCAAATCCGGGCGCGGCATCGCGCTCACCGAAGCCGGGCGGGTGTACGCCGACTACTGCCGCAGCATCCTCGGATTGATGAAGGAGGCGCATGCGGCGGTGCGGGAGGCCGAGACCGGCAAACTCCGGATCGGGGTGGTGGCGACGGCCGGCGAGTACGTGCTGCTGCGACTGCTGGCCTCCTTCCGCAACCGATATCCGGACATCGAACTGGGGCTGTCGATCCAGCCGCGCGATGTGCTGTTCGTCGAATTGGCGCACCACGAAACCGATTTGGTGGTGGCGGGGCGGCCACCGCGCGACACCACCCTGGTCACGCGGGCACGCCGGCCCAGCCAACTCGTGGTGGTCGGGGCTCCCGGATGCTGGCCCGATCCCTCCGAGGCCACGTGGCTACTGCGCGGCAAAGGCTCGGGGACCCGGGAGACGACCCTGGCCCTGTTCGATCGGCTCCAGATCCGGCCGCCCACCCTGACCCTCGGCACGCACGGCGCGGCCCTGGCCGCCGCACGAGAAGGCTTGGGCATCACACTGATTCACAGCGATGCCATCGAAACCGATGTCACCGACGGGCATCTCGACGTGATCCCCATCGACGGCACGCCGCTCAGCCGGCCGTGGCACGCCGTCACCACCCGGACACCGACCCCCGCGGCCCGGCTGTTCCTGGCGCACATCACCGATCCGAGCCGCGTCGGCGACCGCGCGTTCTCGTGA
- a CDS encoding form I ribulose bisphosphate carboxylase large subunit: MAGSVDDQDAGRGRWDPGVQTYASMGYYAPDYQPKDTDVLAVFRVTPQKGVDPIEASAAVAGESSTATWTVVWTDRLTAHDRYQGKCYRVDEVPGRPGEYFAYVAYDLDLFEEGSITNLTSSVIGNVFGFKPLQALRLEDMRIPVAYVKTFQGPPHGIVMEREYLNKYGRPLLGATVKPKLGLSARNYGRVVYEACKGGLDFTKDDENINSQPFMRWRDRYLYAMEGVNRAIAETGELKGHYLNVTAATMEDMYERAEFAKSLGSCIIMQDLTVGYTAMQSMSKWARRNGMLLHLHRAGHSTYTRQKTHGVSFRVLAKWCRLIGVDHLHAGTVIGKLEGDPHTVKGFYDTLRDNNIPANPVNGIFFDQDWASLPGVMPVASGGIHAGQMHQLLDLFGDDVILQFGGGTIGHPMGIAAGAEANRVALEAVVKARNEGRDLLKEGPEALRKAAQHCKPLDAALTVWGDVTFDYTSTDAPDAVPTASR; this comes from the coding sequence ATGGCCGGATCTGTCGACGATCAAGATGCCGGACGCGGCCGGTGGGATCCCGGTGTACAGACCTATGCGTCGATGGGATACTACGCGCCCGACTATCAACCCAAGGACACCGATGTGCTCGCCGTGTTCCGGGTGACGCCGCAGAAAGGCGTCGATCCGATCGAGGCGTCGGCGGCGGTGGCGGGCGAATCCTCCACGGCCACCTGGACCGTGGTGTGGACCGACCGGTTGACAGCGCACGACCGCTACCAGGGCAAGTGCTACCGCGTCGACGAGGTGCCGGGCCGGCCGGGGGAGTACTTCGCCTATGTCGCCTACGATCTGGACCTCTTCGAGGAGGGTTCGATCACCAATCTCACCTCCTCGGTGATCGGAAATGTTTTCGGCTTCAAGCCATTACAGGCATTGCGGCTGGAGGATATGCGTATTCCGGTGGCATATGTCAAGACCTTTCAGGGGCCGCCGCACGGAATCGTTATGGAAAGGGAATACCTGAATAAGTACGGCCGCCCGCTCCTCGGTGCGACGGTGAAACCGAAACTCGGTCTTTCCGCGCGCAACTACGGTCGCGTCGTGTACGAAGCCTGCAAGGGCGGACTGGATTTCACCAAGGACGACGAGAACATCAACTCGCAGCCGTTCATGCGCTGGCGCGACCGCTACCTGTACGCCATGGAGGGCGTCAACCGCGCGATCGCCGAAACCGGTGAGCTGAAGGGGCATTACCTCAATGTCACCGCCGCCACCATGGAGGACATGTACGAGCGCGCCGAGTTCGCCAAATCGCTGGGCAGCTGCATCATCATGCAGGACTTGACGGTTGGTTACACCGCCATGCAGTCCATGTCGAAGTGGGCGCGCCGCAATGGCATGCTGCTGCACCTGCATCGCGCCGGGCATTCCACCTACACCCGGCAGAAGACGCACGGCGTGAGCTTCCGCGTGCTGGCCAAGTGGTGCCGGTTGATCGGTGTCGATCACCTGCACGCCGGCACCGTCATCGGCAAGCTCGAGGGCGACCCGCACACGGTCAAGGGCTTCTACGACACGTTGCGCGACAACAATATTCCCGCCAACCCGGTCAACGGCATCTTCTTCGACCAGGACTGGGCGAGCCTGCCCGGCGTCATGCCGGTGGCCTCCGGCGGCATTCACGCCGGGCAGATGCATCAGCTGCTCGATCTCTTCGGCGACGACGTCATCCTGCAATTCGGCGGCGGCACCATCGGCCACCCCATGGGCATCGCCGCGGGCGCCGAAGCCAACCGCGTCGCCCTCGAAGCGGTCGTGAAGGCCCGCAACGAAGGCCGCGACCTGCTCAAGGAGGGCCCCGAGGCGCTGCGCAAGGCCGCCCAGCACTGCAAGCCCCTCGATGCCGCGCTGACCGTGTGGGGTGATGTCACCTTCGACTACACCTCCACCGACGCCCCCGACGCCGTCCCCACGGCCTCCCGCTGA
- a CDS encoding ribulose bisphosphate carboxylase small subunit — protein sequence MHLRQGTFSHLPELSDADIAAQVRYALLNNWPVSIEYTDDPHPRNVYWEMWGLPLFDLDEPDGVLAELNACRATFPRHYIRVNAYDASYGRQTTALSFIVQRPPEEPGFRLDRTDTDDRRQHYGFHPYALDDRPGERYGR from the coding sequence ATGCATCTGCGTCAGGGAACGTTCTCGCATCTGCCGGAGCTCAGCGACGCCGACATCGCCGCCCAGGTGCGCTACGCGCTGCTCAACAACTGGCCGGTCTCCATCGAGTACACCGACGACCCGCACCCGCGCAATGTGTACTGGGAGATGTGGGGCCTGCCGCTGTTCGACCTCGACGAGCCCGACGGGGTGCTCGCCGAGCTCAACGCCTGCCGGGCGACGTTCCCGCGCCACTACATTCGCGTCAACGCCTATGACGCCTCCTACGGCCGCCAGACCACCGCGCTGAGCTTCATCGTGCAGCGGCCGCCCGAAGAACCCGGCTTCCGCCTGGACCGCACCGACACCGACGACCGGCGTCAGCACTACGGCTTCCACCCGTATGCGCTCGACGACCGGCCGGGTGAACGATACGGCCGCTGA
- a CDS encoding AAA family ATPase — MEHPAGPGARTPATGRPANGFQMHRPGATNPGLLPGTAAGPPPEDQAADHPLADDALLDLSTDVAGKDVEDTLERLDAELVGLANVKRRVREIASLLLIDRARQRFGLQATRPTMHMSFTGGPGTGKTTVALRMAEMLHALGYIRKPKVHTVTRDDLVGQFIGHTAPKTKEALAKAAGGVLFIDEAYYLFRPENERDYGQEVIEILLQEMENERNTLVVIFAGYPDRMETFFSANPGLSSRVAHHIQFPDYTHEELLAIAELMVAQENFRFDEAAAQAFSHYLELRMARPRFANARSVRNALDRCRLRQAKRLVELHRPVSRHDLITLTDSDVYGSSVFADAPSEGAPQ; from the coding sequence ATGGAACACCCCGCGGGTCCGGGCGCCCGGACGCCTGCAACCGGACGTCCCGCCAACGGGTTCCAGATGCATCGGCCCGGGGCCACGAACCCCGGGCTGCTGCCCGGGACGGCCGCTGGTCCCCCACCGGAGGACCAGGCGGCCGACCACCCGCTCGCCGACGACGCGCTGCTGGACCTGTCCACCGATGTGGCGGGCAAGGACGTCGAGGACACCCTGGAACGCCTGGACGCCGAACTCGTCGGTCTGGCCAATGTGAAACGGCGCGTGCGGGAGATCGCCTCGCTGTTGCTCATCGACCGGGCGCGGCAGCGCTTCGGGTTACAGGCCACCCGCCCCACCATGCACATGAGCTTCACCGGCGGCCCCGGCACCGGCAAGACCACGGTCGCCCTGCGCATGGCCGAAATGCTGCACGCCCTGGGTTACATCCGGAAACCCAAGGTGCACACGGTGACTCGCGACGATCTGGTCGGACAGTTCATCGGTCACACCGCGCCGAAAACCAAGGAGGCCCTCGCCAAAGCCGCCGGGGGCGTCCTGTTCATCGACGAGGCGTACTACCTGTTCCGGCCGGAGAACGAACGCGACTACGGGCAGGAGGTCATCGAAATCCTGTTGCAGGAGATGGAGAACGAGCGCAATACGCTGGTGGTGATCTTCGCCGGCTACCCGGATCGCATGGAGACCTTCTTCTCCGCCAATCCGGGCCTGTCCTCCCGCGTCGCGCACCACATCCAATTTCCGGACTACACCCACGAAGAACTCCTGGCCATCGCCGAACTCATGGTGGCGCAGGAGAACTTCCGTTTCGACGAGGCCGCGGCACAGGCGTTTTCGCACTATCTCGAATTGCGCATGGCCCGCCCGCGCTTCGCCAATGCCCGCAGCGTCCGCAATGCCCTGGACCGCTGCCGGCTGCGCCAGGCCAAACGCCTCGTCGAACTGCATCGGCCCGTGAGCCGCCACGACCTGATCACCCTGACGGACAGCGACGTCTACGGCAGCAGTGTGTTCGCGGATGCCCCGAGTGAGGGGGCGCCCCAATGA
- a CDS encoding class 1 fructose-bisphosphatase has protein sequence MPEGLKTLTRYTIESEHRHPGSSGEFSALLNVVVTATKMIANQVTRGAIVGSLGAVEPGNLPITVHRKMDAIAHDIMIAESQWTGPLSALVSEQMDGFHLVPSEYRRGKYLLAFDALDGSSNIDVNLPVGTIFSVLRAPEDGREPTREDFLQPGAQQVCAGFTLYGPATMLVLTVGQGVDGFTLDREIGAFVLTHPKMRIPEDTKGFAINAANERFWERPVRRYVHECLEGVDGPRGRDFNMRWVASLVADTFHILTRGGLYMYPRDTRHPERPGRVSLLYGANPIAFIVEQAGGAATTGHERVLEVRPEELHQKIPFIFGSRNEVERIERYHREPEEGPSFDASLFGTRSLFRPAR, from the coding sequence ATGCCCGAAGGACTGAAAACCCTCACCCGCTACACCATCGAATCCGAGCATCGGCATCCCGGATCCTCCGGGGAGTTCTCGGCGCTGCTGAATGTAGTGGTCACGGCGACCAAGATGATCGCCAATCAGGTCACGCGGGGCGCGATCGTGGGCTCGCTCGGGGCGGTCGAGCCCGGGAACCTGCCGATCACCGTGCACCGCAAGATGGATGCCATCGCGCACGACATCATGATCGCCGAGAGCCAGTGGACCGGACCGCTGTCGGCGCTGGTGTCGGAGCAGATGGACGGCTTCCACCTGGTGCCCTCGGAGTACCGGCGCGGAAAGTACCTGCTGGCGTTCGACGCGCTCGACGGGTCCAGCAATATCGACGTGAACCTGCCCGTCGGAACGATCTTCAGTGTGCTGCGCGCCCCGGAGGACGGGCGCGAGCCGACGCGGGAGGACTTCCTGCAGCCGGGGGCGCAGCAGGTGTGCGCGGGGTTCACGCTGTACGGGCCGGCGACCATGCTGGTGCTGACGGTGGGGCAGGGGGTCGACGGGTTCACCCTCGACCGGGAGATCGGGGCCTTCGTGCTCACCCATCCGAAGATGCGTATCCCCGAGGACACCAAGGGATTTGCCATCAATGCCGCCAACGAGCGGTTCTGGGAGCGTCCCGTCCGGCGTTATGTGCACGAATGCCTCGAGGGTGTGGACGGGCCGCGGGGGCGCGACTTCAATATGCGTTGGGTCGCGTCCTTGGTCGCCGACACCTTCCACATACTCACGCGCGGCGGGCTGTACATGTATCCGCGCGACACCCGGCATCCGGAGCGACCGGGCCGGGTTTCCCTGCTGTACGGCGCGAATCCCATTGCCTTCATTGTCGAACAGGCCGGGGGAGCCGCCACCACCGGACACGAGCGGGTGCTGGAGGTGCGGCCGGAGGAGCTGCATCAGAAGATCCCGTTCATTTTCGGTTCCCGCAACGAGGTCGAGCGCATCGAGCGCTATCACCGTGAACCCGAGGAGGGGCCGTCCTTCGACGCCTCGCTGTTCGGTACCCGGTCGCTGTTCCGCCCGGCCCGCTGA
- a CDS encoding phosphoribulokinase — MSVKHPVVAITGSSGAGTTSVTRTFQEVFRREGINAVIVEGDSFHRYDRNEMKLAMAEAEQNGNREFSHFGPDANLLAELESLFRDYGETGVGMVRKYLHNDGEAKPYGQPSGTFTPWEELPPGSDLLFYEGLHGAAVSGGIDVGRYTDLLVGVVPIVNLEWIQKVHRDKTERGYSSEAIIDTILRRMPDYVNHICPQFSRTYVNFQRVPTVDTSNPFTARTIPTADESFVVIRFADPKVIDFPYLLSMLHDSFMSRPNCIVVPGGKMDLAMQLIFTPLILRLMDKRPKRLR; from the coding sequence ATGTCGGTCAAACATCCCGTGGTCGCGATCACCGGGTCGTCCGGTGCGGGGACGACCAGCGTCACGCGAACCTTCCAGGAGGTCTTCCGCCGCGAGGGCATCAATGCGGTGATCGTGGAAGGGGATTCGTTCCATCGCTACGACCGCAACGAGATGAAACTGGCCATGGCCGAGGCCGAGCAGAACGGCAATCGCGAGTTCTCGCATTTCGGCCCGGACGCGAATCTGCTCGCCGAGCTCGAGTCGCTGTTCCGGGACTACGGCGAAACCGGGGTCGGCATGGTGCGCAAGTACTTACACAATGACGGCGAGGCCAAGCCGTACGGTCAGCCCTCGGGCACCTTCACCCCGTGGGAGGAACTGCCGCCGGGCAGCGATCTGCTGTTCTACGAGGGCCTGCACGGCGCGGCGGTCTCCGGCGGCATCGATGTCGGCCGGTACACCGACCTGCTGGTGGGCGTGGTGCCGATCGTGAATCTCGAATGGATTCAAAAGGTCCACCGGGACAAGACCGAACGCGGCTACTCCAGCGAAGCCATCATCGACACCATCCTGCGCCGCATGCCCGACTACGTGAACCACATCTGCCCGCAGTTCTCCCGAACCTACGTGAATTTCCAGCGGGTTCCGACCGTCGACACCTCGAATCCCTTCACCGCCAGGACGATTCCCACCGCGGACGAGAGCTTCGTGGTGATCCGCTTCGCCGATCCGAAGGTGATCGACTTCCCGTATCTGCTGTCCATGCTGCACGATTCGTTCATGTCGCGACCCAATTGCATTGTGGTGCCCGGCGGCAAGATGGACCTGGCCATGCAGTTGATCTTCACCCCGTTGATCCTGCGACTCATGGACAAGCGCCCCAAGCGCCTGCGCTGA
- a CDS encoding HdeD family acid-resistance protein — translation MTTSKEAVPEGPVAALAKSAWQWILVTGVLSVILGILILAWPGKTILVAGVLFGIYLIVSGLFQLIAAFGAHLSAGMRILSFVSAILSLILGFLCFHDWRDNGEATAVLLLAIWIGISWIFRGVASLITGLSADGVPGRGWAIFFGIVLIIGGGWLIAAPFSSIVALTLVAGWWLIFIGIMEIISAFQAKSAAKNIPAGL, via the coding sequence ATGACAACCAGCAAAGAGGCAGTTCCCGAAGGGCCGGTCGCTGCGCTGGCCAAGAGTGCGTGGCAGTGGATCCTGGTCACCGGCGTTCTCTCGGTGATCCTGGGCATTCTGATTCTCGCGTGGCCCGGCAAGACGATTCTGGTGGCGGGCGTCCTCTTCGGCATCTATCTGATCGTGTCCGGCTTATTCCAGCTCATCGCGGCATTCGGCGCGCACCTCAGCGCGGGCATGCGGATTCTGTCGTTCGTCAGCGCGATCCTGTCGCTGATCCTGGGTTTCCTGTGCTTCCACGATTGGCGCGACAACGGTGAGGCCACGGCAGTACTGCTGCTGGCCATCTGGATCGGCATCAGCTGGATCTTCCGCGGCGTCGCCTCGCTCATCACGGGGCTGTCCGCGGACGGCGTGCCGGGTCGCGGCTGGGCCATCTTCTTCGGCATCGTGCTGATCATCGGTGGCGGCTGGCTGATCGCGGCGCCGTTCTCCTCCATCGTCGCGCTGACGCTGGTGGCGGGCTGGTGGTTGATCTTCATCGGCATCATGGAGATCATCTCGGCGTTCCAGGCCAAGAGCGCGGCGAAGAACATTCCCGCGGGTCTCTGA
- a CDS encoding YoaK family protein, with amino-acid sequence MRPTSEDEETKTAREPFWELEMRLSAVLSTLAGFIGAAAYTHSDGYFVTFMTGNTERAVLGGFNSDWALAIGAATIILCFLMGVFVASLCRRYLWRNHPHGATVLTTIALIFAAITDHILAERGIGLAPILFVAFGMGSINTSFVKNGEVSIPVSYVTGTLVKFAQGVERHLAGGGNVRDWAGYAVQYGSFALGALIGGLISLVVEGRFMLDTAVVASSLVAGYTWRADPDWACEHPDCLPAPKHLPGTRH; translated from the coding sequence ATGCGTCCGACCAGCGAAGACGAGGAAACGAAGACGGCCCGGGAACCCTTCTGGGAACTGGAAATGCGCCTGTCCGCGGTGCTGTCGACGCTCGCGGGCTTCATCGGAGCGGCGGCCTACACGCATTCCGACGGTTACTTCGTCACTTTCATGACGGGCAATACCGAGCGCGCGGTGCTCGGCGGTTTCAATAGCGACTGGGCGCTGGCCATCGGCGCGGCGACGATCATTCTCTGCTTTCTCATGGGCGTTTTCGTGGCCTCGCTGTGCCGCCGCTACCTGTGGCGCAATCACCCGCACGGCGCGACCGTGCTCACCACCATCGCCCTGATCTTCGCCGCCATCACCGATCACATCCTGGCCGAGCGCGGAATCGGCCTGGCGCCAATCCTGTTCGTGGCCTTCGGCATGGGCTCGATCAACACCTCGTTCGTGAAGAACGGCGAGGTCTCCATCCCGGTCTCCTACGTCACCGGCACGCTGGTGAAATTCGCGCAGGGCGTGGAACGGCATCTCGCCGGCGGCGGAAACGTCCGAGACTGGGCCGGCTACGCGGTGCAATACGGATCGTTCGCCCTCGGTGCACTCATCGGCGGCCTGATCAGCCTGGTGGTCGAGGGCCGGTTCATGCTCGACACCGCGGTGGTGGCGTCTTCGCTGGTGGCGGGCTACACCTGGCGGGCGGATCCGGATTGGGCGTGCGAGCACCCGGACTGCCTGCCCGCGCCGAAGCACCTGCCCGGGACGAGGCATTAG
- a CDS encoding thiolase family protein, producing the protein MTSAVIVDVVRTPSGKGKAGGGLSEVHPATLLSGVLQNLVERTGIDPALIDDVIGGCVTQSGEQAFNISRTAALAAGFPDSVPATTVDRQCGSSQQAAHFAAQGVLAGAYDIAIACGVESMSRVPMFSNAQGKDANRGPLAHRFPDGLIQQGIAAEIIAARWKFDRAALDEFSARSHRLAAETAAAGGFDNEIVAAGTITADETIRPTTTAEGLAGLRAAFVDAEFKARFPEIEWSITPGNSSPLTDGASAALIMSEEKANQLGLRPRARFHSFAVTGDDPLLMLTAVIPATRKALARVGLTIDDIDAYEVNEAFAPVPLVWARELGADPAKLNPRGGAIALGHPLGASGGRILATMLNHLEQTGGRYGLMTMCEAGGLANATIIERL; encoded by the coding sequence ATGACCTCCGCCGTCATCGTCGACGTGGTGCGCACACCGTCCGGCAAGGGGAAAGCCGGTGGCGGACTGTCGGAAGTGCATCCGGCCACGCTGCTGTCCGGGGTGCTGCAGAACCTGGTCGAGCGCACCGGCATCGACCCGGCCCTCATCGACGATGTGATCGGTGGTTGCGTCACGCAGAGCGGTGAGCAGGCTTTCAATATCTCGCGCACCGCCGCCCTGGCCGCCGGATTCCCCGATTCGGTGCCCGCGACCACCGTGGACCGGCAGTGCGGATCCAGCCAGCAGGCCGCGCACTTCGCCGCACAGGGCGTCCTCGCGGGGGCCTACGACATCGCGATCGCCTGCGGGGTGGAATCCATGTCGCGGGTGCCCATGTTCTCCAACGCGCAGGGCAAGGACGCCAATCGAGGTCCGCTCGCGCACCGGTTCCCGGACGGCCTCATCCAGCAGGGAATCGCCGCCGAAATCATCGCCGCGCGTTGGAAGTTCGATCGCGCGGCGCTGGACGAGTTCTCCGCCCGCTCGCACCGGCTGGCGGCGGAGACAGCCGCGGCGGGTGGTTTCGACAATGAGATCGTGGCCGCCGGAACCATTACCGCCGACGAGACCATCCGGCCGACCACCACCGCCGAGGGGCTGGCGGGGCTGCGGGCGGCGTTCGTGGACGCCGAGTTCAAGGCCCGGTTCCCGGAGATCGAATGGTCCATCACGCCGGGCAATTCGTCGCCGCTCACCGACGGCGCGTCGGCCGCGCTCATCATGAGTGAGGAGAAGGCGAACCAGCTCGGCCTGCGGCCCCGCGCCCGGTTCCACTCCTTCGCCGTCACCGGTGACGACCCGCTGCTCATGCTGACCGCCGTCATCCCCGCCACCCGCAAGGCCCTCGCACGGGTCGGGCTCACCATCGACGATATCGACGCCTACGAGGTGAACGAAGCCTTCGCCCCCGTGCCGCTGGTCTGGGCCCGGGAACTCGGCGCGGACCCGGCCAAGCTCAACCCGCGCGGTGGCGCCATCGCCCTCGGCCACCCGCTCGGCGCGTCCGGCGGCCGCATCCTGGCCACCATGCTCAACCACCTCGAGCAGACCGGCGGCCGCTACGGGCTCATGACCATGTGCGAGGCCGGCGGTCTGGCCAACGCCACCATCATCGAACGACTCTGA
- a CDS encoding VOC family protein, whose protein sequence is MSINGFHHTGIVTRDLDGLQRRYESFGFTLSPRSRHLLSPGPGQPPVPGCTANLCALFGDSYIELLGIVDDSAPDPWHTRSMGAGFRILNLDTGDADATHRALSAAGLRTSGVLELEREVATAEGPRTMRARAVHLDPASTPEGYLGLAQHLTREYVHQPRYLTHPNGARGLGSVLIVCAAAEFDGIVDRYARITGSSPQVEGPLTMLETGSARLEFVELAKAGDVLAEEPITEGSHLAAMTVLVDDADKARELVEDAGTPTVPIADGFYVRARDAYGAGLFFAG, encoded by the coding sequence ATGTCCATCAACGGTTTTCATCACACCGGCATCGTCACCCGTGATCTCGACGGGTTGCAGCGCCGCTACGAGTCGTTCGGTTTCACCCTCAGCCCGCGCTCGCGGCACCTGCTCAGCCCCGGTCCGGGACAGCCGCCCGTGCCCGGCTGCACCGCGAATCTGTGTGCCCTGTTCGGTGATTCGTATATCGAGCTGCTCGGCATCGTCGACGACTCCGCCCCCGATCCGTGGCACACCCGATCCATGGGTGCGGGCTTCCGCATTCTCAACCTCGACACGGGCGATGCCGACGCCACCCACCGCGCGCTGTCCGCTGCGGGCCTGCGCACCTCCGGTGTGCTGGAGCTGGAACGGGAGGTGGCGACCGCCGAGGGGCCGCGCACCATGCGCGCCCGCGCTGTCCACCTCGATCCGGCCTCCACGCCCGAGGGCTATCTCGGCCTGGCGCAGCATCTGACGCGCGAATACGTCCACCAGCCGCGCTATCTCACCCACCCGAACGGCGCGCGCGGCCTCGGTTCGGTGCTCATCGTCTGCGCCGCAGCCGAATTCGACGGCATCGTGGACAGGTACGCCCGCATCACCGGCAGCTCCCCGCAGGTCGAAGGTCCGCTGACGATGCTCGAAACCGGTTCCGCCCGTCTCGAATTCGTCGAGCTCGCCAAGGCGGGCGATGTGCTGGCCGAGGAGCCGATCACCGAGGGCTCGCATCTGGCGGCCATGACCGTGCTGGTCGACGATGCCGACAAGGCTCGCGAGCTCGTGGAGGACGCCGGCACCCCCACGGTGCCGATCGCCGACGGTTTCTACGTGCGCGCCCGGGACGCGTACGGCGCGGGCTTGTTCTTCGCGGGCTGA